In a genomic window of Drosophila takahashii strain IR98-3 E-12201 chromosome 3L, DtakHiC1v2, whole genome shotgun sequence:
- the LOC108064837 gene encoding thioredoxin-related transmembrane protein 1 → MSLKTLLILLAAGAMLPFRVSENSMLPPGGIDLTGENRKGPITMIDDDNWRQVLSGEWLLLICSHYDRDCQDLENNFNHLATTTVGLLKVELAFCDTSKPTSVRGRFSAFDDVIIYHVLDGEFRRLDDGQDIFALRDLLHLREWAEIPAEPFWKHPTSALVTVSVLFIKSKMALLLFCYNCDREWLASLIIDIFVGLASSIVLLDICFIYRKTRSLLGGNLKTINEHEEGK, encoded by the coding sequence ATGTCTTTGAAGACTCTACTTATTCTTCTGGCTGCCGGTGCCATGTTGCCGTTTCGCGTATCCGAGAACTCGATGCTTCCTCCAGGCGGAATCGATTTGACTGGCGAAAATCGAAAGGGACCAATTACCATGATCGATGACGATAACTGGAGGCAGGTACTTTCCGGTGAGTGGCTTTTGCTGATCTGTTCGCACTACGATCGCGATTGCCAGGATCTGGAGAACAACTTTAACCATTTGGCGACCACGACCGTGGGTTTGCTCAAAGTTGAATTGGCCTTTTGCGATACCTCCAAGCCTACATCAGTACGAGGACGATTCTCGGCCTTTGACGATGTAATCATATATCATGTACTGGACGGGGAGTTTCGCAGGCTGGACGATGGACAGGACATTTTTGCCCTCCGAGATCTTCTCCATCTTCGGGAATGGGCAGAGATTCCCGCAGAGCCCTTTTGGAAACACCCGACTTCCGCGTTGGTCACAGTTAGCGTACTTTTCATCAAGTCGAAAATGGCTTTGTTGCTCTTTTGTTATAATTGTGATCGCGAATGGCTGGCCTCCcttattatcgatattttcgttGGCCTCGCATCGAGCATTGTCTTATTGGACATTTGTTTTATCTACCGGAAGACACGAAGCCTTCTGGGAGGAAACTTGAAAACCATAAACGAACATGAAGAGGGGAAGTAG
- the SdhAL gene encoding succinate dehydrogenase [ubiquinone] flavoprotein subunit, mitochondrial, translating into MNRLFAKRTAARPMTRIGHRLFRVTCFRDSSCKDEYSLTDHKYDAIVIGAGGAGMRAGFGLAEKGFRTAMISKLFPTRSHTVAAQGGVNAALSNMDKDDWKYHFYDTVKGSDWLGDQNAIHYMCREAAKAVYELDMYGMPFSRKPDGKIYQRPFGGQTLEYGKGGVARRACACADRTGHALIHTLYGQTLKHSDCCHYFVDYFVLDLIMSAQGSCVGCLAWKLDDGTFHRFLANNTVVAAGGCGRVYFSTTAGHTCTGDGNAWVSRQELPLMDMEFVQFHPTGIYGAGCLITEGVRGEGGFFLNAKGERFMERYAPKAKDLASRDVVARAMTMEVLAGNGCGPLKDHVHLQLHHIDAEIIRQRLPGILATAKIFAKVDVTKEPVPVLPTVHYNMGGIPTDHRGRVITVDENGREQVVKGLYSCGETSCASVHGANRLGANSLLDLIIFGRVCALDIAENSCPGDKPPQVEDKATDRSMENFKCLRSAKGCTPTAALRIELQRTMTKHAAVFREGKLLKEGLLKVAALCEQFKDVKVTDRTLVWNTDLVETLELQNMLANAVHIIAAMENRKESRGSHAREDFTKREDELDYGAPMAGQKKKPMEEHWRKHTMTFALGNKGCASIKYRPVVDTTLDDSVAPIPPAPRTY; encoded by the coding sequence ATGAATCGGCTGTTCGCCAAAAGGACCGCCGCCCGTCCCATGACCAGGATCGGTCATCGCCTGTTTCGAGTTACCTGCTTCAGGGACTCCAGCTGCAAGGACGAGTACTCGCTGACCGATCACAAGTACGATGCGATTGTGATTGGAGCCGGCGGCGCGGGAATGCGGGCGGGATTCGGTCTGGCGGAGAAGGGCTTCAGGACGGCCATGATCTCGAAGCTCTTCCCCACCCGATCGCACACGGTGGCCGCCCAGGGCGGCGTGAATGCGGCCCTCTCGAATATGGACAAGGACGACTGGAAGTACCACTTCTACGACACGGTCAAGGGCAGCGATTGGCTGGGCGATCAGAACGCGATTCACTACATGTGCCGGGAGGCGGCGAAGGCGGTCTATGAGCTGGACATGTACGGAATGCCCTTCTCACGGAAGCCCGACGGGAAGATCTACCAGCGACCCTTTGGGGGTCAGACCTTGGAGTATGGCAAAGGTGGGGTGGCCAGAAGGGCGTGCGCCTGCGCAGATCGCACGGGCCACGCCCTCATCCATACGCTCTACGGACAGACGCTGAAGCACTCAGATTGCTGCCACTACTTCGTGGACTACTTCGTCCTGGATCTCATCATGTCGGCGCAGGGCAGCTGCGTGGGCTGTCTGGCCTGGAAACTGGACGATGGGACCTTCCATCGGTTTTTGGCCAACAACACGGTGGTGGCCGCCGGCGGCTGTGGTCGGGTTTACTTCTCCACCACCGCCGGACACACGTGCACGGGTGATGGAAATGCCTGGGTGTCGCGGCAGGAGTTGCCCCTCATGGACATGGAGTTTGTGCAGTTCCACCCGACGGGCATCTACGGCGCCGGTTGCCTGATCACCGAAGGTGTTCGCGGCGAGGGCGGCTTCTTTCTGAACGCCAAGGGAGAGCGCTTCATGGAGCGGTATGCGCCCAAGGCCAAGGATCTGGCCTCCCGGGATGTGGTGGCCCGGGCCATGACCATGGAGGTCCTGGCCGGCAACGGTTGCGGTCCGCTCAAGGATCACGTGCACCTGCAGCTCCACCACATCGATGCGGAGATCATCAGGCAGCGGCTGCCGGGCATTCTGGCCACCGCCAAGATCTTTGCCAAGGTGGACGTGACCAAGGAACCGGTGCCGGTGCTACCCACTGTGCACTACAACATGGGCGGCATACCGACGGATCACAGGGGCCGAGTGATCACCGTGGATGAGAACGGGCGGGAGCAGGTGGTCAAGGGGCTGTACTCATGCGGCGAAACGTCCTGTGCCTCGGTGCACGGAGCCAATCGCTTGGGGGCCAACTCCCTGCTCGACTTGATTATTTTCGGACGCGTTTGTGCCTTGGACATTGCCGAGAACAGCTGTCCGGGTGATAAGCCACCACAGGTGGAGGACAAGGCGACGGATAGGTCGATGGAGAACTTCAAGTGCCTGCGCAGCGCCAAAGGATGTACTCCCACTGCCGCTTTAAGGATCGAACTGCAGCGGACCATGACCAAACATGCGGCTGTTTTCCGCGAAGGGAAACTCCTCAAGGAGGGTCTGCTCAAGGTCGCCGCGCTGTGCGAGCAGTTCAAGGACGTCAAGGTCACCGATCGCACGCTGGTGTGGAACACCGATCTGGTCGAGACCCTGGAGCTGCAGAATATGCTCGCCAATGCGGTGCACATCATAGCGGCCATGGAGAATCGCAAGGAGTCGCGGGGATCGCATGCTCGCGAGGATTTCACGAAGCGCGAGGACGAACTGGACTACGGGGCACCGATGGCCGGGCAGAAAAAGAAGCCCATGGAGGAGCATTGGCGCAAGCACACCATGACCTTCGCCCTGGGCAACAAGGGCTGCGCCTCGATCAAATATCGACCGGTGGTGGACACCACTTTGGACGACTCGGTGGCTCCCATTCCACCTGCTCCACGCACCTACTGA